A stretch of DNA from SAR324 cluster bacterium:
CACCTGAATATAATCGGCAATTTCAGTCAAAGACATTTGCTGGTCCGAAAAAACGCTCCAACTCTTGCGCAGAATACTGTCCACTGTCCCGAATACTTCATAAACAATTTCTTCCTTATTTCTGAAATGATAATAAAGATTTCCCGGACTGATGCCCATGTATTCAGCAATATGATTCGTCGTGACATTGCTCACGCCATGCTTATTGAACAGTTCAATACTGCTTTTGATGATTCGGTCTTTGGTTTTCATAATACTCCTTCAAGCAAGATCGCCAAAATAGAATTATTGCTCTAATCTGTCAAACGGTAAGTGTAATTCAATTGACGGGTAATTATTGCGGGTGAATCACTTGGATTCTGATCACTTGAATAGAATGTCTCAGGTCGGGACCGTTTCACTGTTTTTTTTGAAAATTTCAGGGGTGTTCCTTTCCCAGAAAAAACCATTATGAAATCCCTGAATTTGTGGATTGGCCTGAATCATTTCAAGCCGTTTCATGGCCAGGCAGGCATACAATTCATCAATCTCGATTTGAGTGAAATTGCGCTTGAATTTTCGGGCGACGACTCCTGTGGTTCCTGATCCGGCAAACGGATCAAACACCAAATCATCTTCCCGGGAACTGGCCAGAATGAGACGGGCAATCAGTTTTTCCGGTTTCTGGGTAGGATGGATGGTGTTTTCCGGCATGGACCAGAAGGGTATCGTGAGGTCATTCCAAAGATTGGAGGGGTAGGTTTCCCTGAAACGTCCCTGGTCTGAATCAACCCAGTCCTTGGGTTGTCCAGAGTCATCCTTGTAGGGTGCAAGGACCCGGCGTTTCAACTTGACCGCCTCCACATTGAACACATACGAATCGGACATGGTCGCGAACCAGATGTCTTCAGAATTATTTTTCCAATTTTGTCGTGCTCCCCGCCCCTTTTCGCGCTCCCAGGTGATACGGTTTCTCACAATAAAATAGCGTTCCAAAACCCGTTGAATGGCTGAAGACGAGCGCCAATCTCCACACACATAAATAGAGGCATTGCTGGTGACAAGTCTGGGAATCTTTGAAATCCAGGAATCCAGCCAGAGTTCATAATCGGCGGAGGTCATTTTCGAAAAACTGGTCTGATTGAATTGCTTGTTCAGATTGTAGGGTGGATCCGCAATCACCAGTTGAAAGGAATGCTCAGGCAACAAATCCCAAAGTTCCATGACATTCTGACAGATTGTGCTGTTGAGAATTTCCTGTTTTTCAGCAGGAGCATGAAATGTTTTGAGATTCTGACGATATTGTTGCTTTTCTTCGTCATTCAAGCTGATAGTTTTGTTGCGGGAAGCCTTGGCTTTGCTGATTTTCTGAACCATTAAACAACTCCGGATGATTAATATTCAGGCAGAAAACGAATCTGGATACCAATTTCATCAATGGTTTTCTGTTCATAGATTGGCATGGTTTGAAAACGCGCCCCCTTCACCAGGATATCTGGTTTAATTTTCCTTAACAAATCAGCCACATCATTTTCATTAAAAATAATCACCCGGTCCACTGATTCCAACGAC
This window harbors:
- a CDS encoding site-specific DNA-methyltransferase: MVQKISKAKASRNKTISLNDEEKQQYRQNLKTFHAPAEKQEILNSTICQNVMELWDLLPEHSFQLVIADPPYNLNKQFNQTSFSKMTSADYELWLDSWISKIPRLVTSNASIYVCGDWRSSSAIQRVLERYFIVRNRITWEREKGRGARQNWKNNSEDIWFATMSDSYVFNVEAVKLKRRVLAPYKDDSGQPKDWVDSDQGRFRETYPSNLWNDLTIPFWSMPENTIHPTQKPEKLIARLILASSREDDLVFDPFAGSGTTGVVARKFKRNFTQIEIDELYACLAMKRLEMIQANPQIQGFHNGFFWERNTPEIFKKNSETVPT